A genome region from Leptodactylus fuscus isolate aLepFus1 chromosome 6, aLepFus1.hap2, whole genome shotgun sequence includes the following:
- the UTP3 gene encoding something about silencing protein 10 yields the protein MGRARRNLRPKKDQANKDVYDESLSKADVPSSKELSSEYYNDEVDKYHEETFQNLMKNGVTFASDEEPVDSEDEVMPLDIEEDDEDEEEGDEDDEEEDDRISMGSDIEDRDRDGLPNELAWGQRKKLYYDTDYKESKKKAKKTKEELEAEAAEEEEEAQSIQRRLAKTLNEEDYGLDFIQEFAEKPSEETPTEQKIVKDLEKMSNKEKRKLLKKESPELMELIQDLKQKLAEVKNELEPLIQMVKNGTIPKGKGSAYLQTKYQLYLNYCTNISYYLQLKAKRIPISGHPVIERLVTYRNLINDLSDVDERLSPEIQLLLSEDFQKNLSEGKVVISSPKRSKKAANKRPVSAVEPDDDSDMDEEDALNYYRMMENKLLQKRNSSKEQAVMEEPSEEMDPNAKRAITYQIAKNKGLTPKRRKIDRNPRVKHREKFRRAKIRRKGQVREVRKEEVRYSGEMSGIRAGVKKSIKLKF from the exons ATGGGGAGAGCTCGGAG GAACCTGAGGCCTAAGAAAGATCAAGCGAATAAAGATGTATACGATGAATCACTGTCCAAAGCAGATGTCCCATCATCTAAAGAG CTATCTTCAGAATATTATAATGATGAAGTTGACAAGTACCATGAGGAGACGTTTCAG AATTTAATGAAAAATGGAGTAACATTTGCCAGCGATGAAGAACCGGTTGACAGTGAG GATGAGGTTATGCCCCTTGATATTGAGGAAGATGATGAAGACGAGGAAGAAGGAGATGAAGATGATGAAGAGGAGGATGATCGTATTTCCATGGGAAGTGACATAGAAGATCGTGACAGAGATG gtcttcCAAATGAATTGGCATGGGGGCAGAGGAAAAAGCTGTATTATGACACAGACTACAAAGAGAGCAAGAAAA AAGCAAAAAAAACTAAGGAAGAGCTGGAAGCTGAagctgcagaggaggaggaggaagcgcAGAGTATTCAGAGGCGTCTAGCAAAGACCCTCAATGAGGAAGATTATGGCTTGGATTTTATCCAG GAATTTGCAGAAAAGCCAAGTGAAGAGACCCCCACTGAGCAGAAAATTGTAAAAGACTTGGAGAAGATGTCCAATAAGGAGAAGCGGAAACTGTTGAAGAAGGAATCTCCAGAACTAATGGAGTTGATTCAAGATCTTAAGCAAAAG TTGGCTGAGGTGAAGAATGAATTGGAGCCATTGATTCAAATGGTGAAAAATGGAACTATTCCTAAAGGAAAG GGCAGCGCCTACCTACAGACTAAATACCAGCTGTATTTAAA TTATTGCACAAACATTAGTTACTACCTGCAGCTGAAAGCAAAGAGAATCCCAATCTCCGGGCACCCTGTGATCGAGAGGCTGGTCACCTACAGGAAT CTGATAAATGATTTGTCTGATGTGGATGAGAGGTTATCCCCAGAAATTCAGCTGCTGCTATCTGAAGATTTTCAGAAAAATCTTTCTGAAGGAAAAGTTGTCATCAGTTCGCCTAAACGCTCTAAAAAAGCTGCAAACAAG CGCCCTGTATCTGCTGTTGAGCCAGATGACGACAGCGATATGGACGAAGAAGATGCTCTCAATTATTACAGAATGATGGAGAATAAATTGTTACAAAAGAGAAATTCTTCCAAGGAACAGGCAGT CATGGAAGAGCCATCTGAAGAAATGGATCCTAATGCCAAGAGGGCTATCACTTACCAG ATTGCTAAGAATAAAGGGCTTACACCAAAGAGAAGGAAGATTGACCGTAACCCAAGGGTTAAGCACAGAGAGAAATTCCGGCGTGCCAAGATTCGCAGAAAGGGCCAG